The following proteins come from a genomic window of Nicotiana tomentosiformis chromosome 12, ASM39032v3, whole genome shotgun sequence:
- the LOC104099912 gene encoding uncharacterized protein gives MASLHKFSVLVTLISSFILFISLQVQCTARGGGGDDLIMTACTGTTSKQLCLDHLKADKQVTAAASKELDLGLAIMKNLIGQAKITHDYVLKKKLANPAYGFCETKWADMVSGFERILQTTTKNKGYEEDTDDYDFMVIGDYVGNCKTNLEQAKIVDPEIAKAGDIVKTSIAAANTILSQLKAKNRNKDE, from the coding sequence ATGGCTTCTTTGCACAAATTTTCAGTTCTAGTTACCCTCATTTCGTCCTTCATCTTGTTCATTTCTCTGCAGGTGCAGTGCACTGCACGGGGCGGCGGCGGCGACGACTTGATAATGACAGCTTGCACGGGCACTACCTCAAAACAGTTATGTTTAGATCATTTGAAAGCTGATAAGCAAGTAACAGCAGCAGCATCAAAAGAATTGGACTTAGGATTGGCCATAATGAAAAATCTTATAGGACAAGCAAAAATAACACATGACTATGTACTGAAAAAGAAATTAGCAAATCCAGCATATGGTTTTTGTGAAACAAAATGGGCTGATATGGTCTCTGGTTTCGAAAGGATTTTACAGACTACCACTAAAAACAAAGGGTATGAAGAAGATACTGATGACTATGATTTTATGGTTATTGGTGATTATGTAGGCAACTGTAAAACGAATCTTGAACAGGCAAAAATTGTAGATCCTGAGATTGCTAAAGCAGGAGATATAGTCAAAACGTCCATAGCTGCTGCTAACACAATACTGTCCCAGCTAAAAGCAAAAAACAGGAATAAAGATGAATAA